One Rhizoctonia solani chromosome 1, complete sequence DNA window includes the following coding sequences:
- a CDS encoding Zinc-binding dehydrogenase: protein MKAVTVQKGKKVTIEDVPVPALEPNEVLIRVHSVAQNPTDWKHTDFVSPVGNIIGCDFSGTVVKLGSDSINRVKVGDTVAGFVHGGNYKDRGAFAQYTRADSDLVWKFSPSVLSFEEAATMNCALWTSVQAFYHRMHLDEPFSASSNNDWILIYGGSTSLGLFSIQLAKLSGYKVVTTTSPKNFDFLKSLGADTVINYRDADVVAQIQRATGNSLKFAFDTISEENTQITCVKSLTPAPEGTTPGKVVVVLSPNKEAEALRKDVVIQGTLLYTALGRPFEWPKIQFPASPEDRAHMASWMPKLEELAAKGQIKPNPVRLWPGGLEAVNEGFQYMREGKVSAEKIVYNIG from the exons ATGAAAGCTGTGACTGTTCAAAAA GGAAAGAAAGTTACGATTGAAGATGTTCCCGTTCCTGCTCTTGAACCAAATGAAGTCCTCATTCGCGTTCACTCCGTGGCTCAGAATCCCACAGATTGGAAAC ACACCGATTTTGTTAGCC CTGTTGGCAATATTATTGGATGTGATTTTTCTGGAACAGTCGTGAAATTGGGATCTGATTCGATAAATAGAGTCAAAGTGGGGGACACCGTTGCGGGGTTTGTACACGGAG GAAACTACAAGGACCGTGGTGCATTTGCTCAGTATACTAGAGCTGACTCGGACCTGGTATGGAAGTTCTCCCCGAGCGTGCTATCATTTGAGGAAGCAGCCACTATGAATTGCGC ACTCTGGACAAGTGTTCAAGCGTTTTATCATCGCATGCACCTTGATGAGCCCTTCTCAGCTTCTTCAAACAATGACTGGATCTTAATATATGGCGGCAGCA CTTCGCTTGGTCTTTTTTCGATTCAGCTGGCTAAACTCTCGGGATATAAAGTTGTTACTACTACTTCCCCCAAGAATTTCGATTTTTTAAAATCACTTGGCGCGGACACAGTGATCAAT TATAGGGACGCCGATGTTGTCGCCCAAATCCAGAGGGCCACTGGAAATTCGCTGAAATTTGCGTTTGATACCATCAGCGAAGAGAATACACAGATCACATGCGTAAAGTCACTTACTCCCGCCCCAGAGGGTACTACCCCAGGCAAAGTTGTAGTTGTACTTTCGCCCAACAAAGAGGCAGAAGCGTTGCGGAAAGATGTTGTCATCCAGG GTACTCTGCTGTATACTGCCCTTGGTCGTCCCTTTGAGTGGCCTAAAATCCAGTTCCCTGCTTCACCAGAAGACCGAGCTCACATGGCTTCTTGGATGCCTAAGCTCGAAGAGCTTGCAGCCAAAGGTCAGATCAAACCAAACCCGGTAAGGCTGTGGCCCGGAGGGCTGGAGGCTGTGAACGAAGGCTTCCAGTATATGCGTGAGGGCAAGGTCAGCGCCGAGAAGATTGTATACAACATTGGTTAG
- a CDS encoding ankyrin repeats has translation MAGPGDAQIFKATYSGVPVYEMICKSVAVMRRRSDSWLNATQILKVAGLDKPQRTRVLEREVQKGEHEKVQGGYGKYQGTWVPLDRGVQLAHQYHVENLLRAIIDFTPAASSPPLAPKHLTAPPARARQKETPEPEKEPKPVVEAESNLPRGSEDGSLTDSPSEVSEPSRTPSPLLTDVGPSLRNGHNGHLRSASALEASSRPTNSHSQTYSQPALFNSGDPRKESSTGPRYADIMLEYFISDTNQIPSVLVSPPSDFEPDVPIDDDGHTALHWACAMGRIRVVKLLLSAGADIFKENKSGQTPLMRSVMFANNYDVRKFPELYELLHRSTLNVDNFNRTVFHHIVDVAMSKGKAHAARYYMETLLSRLSDFPDELADVINFQDDDGETALTMAARCRSKRLVKILLDHGADPKIANRDGKTTEDYIFEDERFRMSPTIAPAAPQPPLELTPQLHYSKTAQRTTTKATAEAASLMASLAAAFDAELVSKERDLAQAHALLTNIQGEILESQRAVGVLKAQGQGLEEAEQELKDLEEELRAKMGTRYRLGWEKWLRDEEARDKAWKAEQAQASSQAQPASSVSSEHAPLPTLTIDLAELYAPPPKGTSITEACDALRVEIGKLRTRRHGLFDEFVRQQADSGTSGRMAEYRRLISAAAGGVPTQEVDSVVPMLLESQKKQLSMLHGQVKHKAQPSLRIRVQILEREEERHSPH, from the exons ATGGCTGGGCCTGGGGATGCACAGATATTCAAG GCCACCTATAGTGGTGTACCGGTATACGAGAT GATCTGCAAGTCGGTTGCTGTGATGCGACGGCGCTCAGACAGCTGGTTAAACGCTACTCAAATACTAAAAGTTGCCGGACTTGACAAACCGCAACGCACTCGCGTACTAGAGCGGGAGGTACAGAAGGGGGAACATGAGAAGGTGCAAGGAGGATACGGAAAGTACCAAG GAACGTGGGTGCCGCTTGATCGTGGTGTCCAACTAGCTCATCAGTACCACGTTGAGAACTTGCTAAGGGCTATTATTGACTTCACTCCCGCCGCCTCCAGCCCTCCCCTTGCACCCAAGCATCTTACCGCTCCTCCCGCCCGGGCCCGTCAGAAGGAAACTCCAGAACCAGAGAAGGAACCAAAGCCGGTTGTTGAGGCGGAGAGCAACTTGCCTCGTGGAAGTGAAGATGGCAGCCTCACAGACAGCCCTTCAGAAGTATCCGAGCCATCGCGCACACCGAGCCCATTGTTGACGGATGTGGGCCCCAGTCTACGCAACGGTCACAACGGACATTTGCGTTCTGCTTCTGCACTGGAAGCCTCTTCACGGCCTACCAACTCTCACTCTCAAACCTACTCACAACCGGCGTTATTCAACAGCGGAGACCCCAGGAAGGAGAGCTCGACTGGCCCGCGCTATGCCGATATTATGCTCGAATACTTTATCTCAGACACCAACCAAATCCCCTCTGTTCTTGTTTCTCCTCCGTCAGATTTTGAACCAGACGTGCCTATTGATGACGATGGGCACACAGCCTTGCATTGGGCGTGCGCAATGGGACGGATCCGGGTTGTCAAGCTGCTTCTTAGCGCCGGTGCTGATATCTTCAAGGAGAACAAATCCGGACAGACACCACTAATGAGATCTGTGATGTTTGCGAACAACTACGACGTACGGAAATTCCCCGAACTATACGAACTATTACATCGTTCCACGCTCAATGTGGATAACTTTAACCGAACCGTCTTTCACCATATTGTCGATGTGGCAATGAGCAAAGGCAAGGCACACGCTGCCCGATACTACATGGAAACATTGCTCTCGAGGCTGAGCGACTTCCCGGACGAGTTGGCAGACGTAATCAACTTTCAGGACGATGATGGGGAGACAGCGCTTACTATGGCTGCTCGGTGTCGATCAAAACGGCTGGTCAAGATCTTACTTGACCATGGTGCAGACCCTAAAATCGCTAACAGGGATGGCAAGACTACAGAGGACTATATTTTCGAAGACGAGAGGTTCCGGATGAGTCCCACTATTGCGCCTGCAGCACCCCAGCCCCCACTTGAGCTCACTCCCCAACTGCATTACTCTAAAACCGCCCAGCGGACGACCACAAAAGCAACGGCGGAAGCCGCTAGTCTTATGGCTAGTTTGGCAGCCGCATTCGACGCAGAGCTTGTCAGCAAAGAGCGGGACCTTGCGCAGGCTCATGCGTTATTGACGAATATTCAGGGAGAAATTCTAGAGAGCCAGCGGGCCGTGGGCGTGCTCAAAGCACAAGGACAGGGACTGGAGGAAGCCGAGCAGGAACTGAAAGACCTCGAAGAAGAGCTGAGAGCGAAAATGGGTACCAGGTATCGTCTGGGGTGGGAAAAATGGCTACGAGACGAAGAAGCCAGAGACAAAGCTTGGAAGGCCGAGCAAGCTCAAGCATCATCACAAGCTCAGCCCGCGAGTTCTGTCTCCTCGGAGCATGCCCCTCTCCCAACTTTGACGATAGATTTGGCCGAGCTCTATGCACCACCTCCAAAAGGAACATCCATTACCGAAGCCTGCGATGCGTTACGCGTAGAGATTGGCAAGCTTCGAACAAGAAGGCATGGGCTGTTTGATGAATTCGTCCGGCAGCAAGCGGATTCTGGAACGAGTGGTCGAATGGCCGAATACAGACGGCTGATATCAGCCGCTGCGGGAGGTGTGCCTACGCAAGAGGTGGATAGTGTTGTTCCAATGCTACTTGAA AGTCAGAAGAAGCAACTCTCAATGTTGCATGGGCAAGTCAAACACAAGGCTCAGCCAAGCCTCCGAATCCGAGTTCAAATACTGGAGCGGGAAGAGGAACGTCATAGTCCTCATTGA